A stretch of DNA from Schizosaccharomyces osmophilus chromosome 2, complete sequence:
GTGAGTTTTCTGTGGTTTATAGAAAAGGCTACTCTCTGCGAAGGGTTTCTTTTGCACTTTGTTTGATCAGAATTTCAATACGTCGGAATACAGTAGTAAACAGTGAATGAACAAGGAAGTATTGAAAGCAGAAAGAGACTCGTAAGGTAGCTTAGGGACATTAAGAAACACTTTTCGACTTTACAGTCTGTCCAGCATTCACATGGACggtttcattcttttttttataaaacgTTTGTTGCTATACCTTTCGAACCTCATTTACAGCAGTAGCAAAGAACGAgtagttttgttttcatgtAGGTATATTTATACATTAGCGTATAACGACATCCTTTCTTGACTTGCCTGAGAGCTCAGCTAGGATCCACTGTAGCTGAAATTCCATGATTTTTGATTGATTGGAATCTCTGTTCTATGTGATCTATAGAACATTTTTCTAATCTTCCTCAatgtattttatttctttccattTCTCTTAAAAACGACTTGCTTTCTGCGAAATTTCCGAAGAAAAATGCCCTACCCTTCCCATTGAGAAAGCTCATAAAGCCGTAGCGCTTCCAGTATGTTGTCCTTTGTCAAATATATACGGCCAAAGTTTACTGAAAACTTGTTAATCtgtcttttattcttgCATATTTACTAGTTATTAATAATCGAACAAATTTTCCGTACTTCAATCTGGATTCCCAAGCAGAAATTTCTTATTCTGTCTTGTCATTCTCATTTATGACTTACTAGCGCATACTAATtcgtcttttgttttaggTATACGACTGCATTTTTACGTTTCGAGTGTTTCTCCTTTTTaatcttttaatttatcTTTTGGGTTTTTTAGTTCTCAGGTCTTTTCGGTAATTTAAGgatattattttacttCATTTATTCATTACTTTTCCCTTTATGActtatttataatttttttcacGTCCCCTCTTATATTAAACATATTTCACGTATTCCCTTTCCCTTcgtctttcttcttttcgtttcggttttctttaaattcctctttcttttgacgCTTCTTTGGTGCAATTTTGATTGAAACATATTTTCTTGGTCATCTTAAGTTATTCTTAATATCCGTAAACTTGACTTCTCTATTGAgccatttttatttatgctTTATGTTTTGCAGATTATTTTGTATTCTATTCGATTTTGTGAAATAGGGAAATCTTACCGCTTTCTCGGTTCAATCcatatttgattttttgacGATTTTGTTACCATTGGCAAaccttttgtttaatttttttttttttcattcttttctgcTGAATGGTGAAACGACATAAAAACACGATCGGTCTATGGCGTCTGGGTAAAACTTTGGGAACTGGTTCAACCAGCTGTGTTCGCCTAGCCAAACATGTGAAAACTGGAAATTTGGCGGCAGTCAAAATTCTTCCTATCAAAGATGTATCGGTAGGAATGGAAATTTTGATGATGCGTCTTTTGCACCATCCCAATATTCTGCAGTTGTATGATGTCTGGACTGACCATCAAAACATGTATTTAGCTTTAGAGTATGTTCCCGGTGGGGAACTGTTTGACTACGTTCGCAAGCATGGTGCTTTGTCAGAAAAGGATGTAGCCCATTATATGGTACAACTCTTAGACGCGCTTTCTCACTGCCACCAATTTCGATTTCGACATCGTGATTTGAAATTAGAGAACATCCTTATCAACCCGTATGAGCGTGTTCTTAAAATCGCCGATTTCGGAATGGCTACGGTCGAACCCGATAATTCTTACCTTACAAACTTTTGTGGATCTTTGCATTATTTAGCTCCAGAAGTTGTCTCCCATACGCCTTATGAAGGTGCTCCCGCCGATATATGGTCTTGTGGtgtaattttttatgcTTTGCTTTCTAACAAGTTACCTTTTGGGGGCAGCTCCACAGGCACTGTTTATGACAAAATATTAAATGGAGCTTACGATTTGCCGTGTTCATGTTCTACAGCAGCTCAAGACTTATTACATAAAATGTTGAATGTGAATCCTTCAACCCGCATCACGATTCCCGAAATACTTAACCATCCTTATATTCAGTCAAACTTAGAGCAGCCCAACGAAACGCTACTGCCAAAGTCCTCTTTACCTTATTCAAGTCTTGATGTTGATCCTTTAGTAGTTGATTGTATGTGCCTTTTATGGAGGAAATCGTCTTCCAAAAGCATAGTCACAAAGTTGCAATTGTATGAAGATAATGACGAGAAAAGAGTATACCGTGCTTTGTCAAAGTGCCTCCAAGACGATATAcgcaaaaagaaacttttcgataaaaacaagtatCTAAGCTTGTATGATATCATTCATGATAAAAGccttttcaagaaaaataatgGAACAA
This window harbors:
- the cdr1 gene encoding serine/threonine protein kinase (NIM1 family) Cdr1/Nim1, whose product is MVKRHKNTIGLWRLGKTLGTGSTSCVRLAKHVKTGNLAAVKILPIKDVSVGMEILMMRLLHHPNILQLYDVWTDHQNMYLALEYVPGGELFDYVRKHGALSEKDVAHYMVQLLDALSHCHQFRFRHRDLKLENILINPYERVLKIADFGMATVEPDNSYLTNFCGSLHYLAPEVVSHTPYEGAPADIWSCGVIFYALLSNKLPFGGSSTGTVYDKILNGAYDLPCSCSTAAQDLLHKMLNVNPSTRITIPEILNHPYIQSNLEQPNETLLPKSSLPYSSLDVDPLVVDCMCLLWRKSSSKSIVTKLQLYEDNDEKRVYRALSKCLQDDIRKKKLFDKNKYLSLYDIIHDKSLFKKNNGTSQENITNEGERDDFCVESTMNRVDEIAPFYPSFNSCRGNEEQHKRPGFMHVEDESNLMLKNVTPNYDFDPNLTSDPIGVRVLSISPFDQEDYFPYNRYGYTRIFPNITFYSGTVGYETPSPISTPDSSLDLVPATDDPSIAPVFSTSIRTPRRPNSLSTQGKRQITSANGRSASVPLYTSRTCTQRCASSNAQLAHSSGRSNSNSMFRKISSLFSPQKKPYSVNY